A window of the Xiashengella succiniciproducens genome harbors these coding sequences:
- the rlmD gene encoding 23S rRNA (uracil(1939)-C(5))-methyltransferase RlmD encodes MGRSAKSKPILERFEVTDMAAEGKSLGRFNDKVVFVTNTVPGDIVDVRVTRKRHSFMEGIPLRFHHYSDIRVKPFCEHFGVCGGCKWQSIPYSEQLKYKQREVYNNLKRIGKVELPELEPVLASPDERHYRNKLEFTFSSSRWLSPEEMASGEEITERSGLGFHIPTRFDKVVDIKECHLQPEPSNAIRLALREFALANNIPFYDLRNRTGVLRTMMIRTAVSGETMVVIVFAEDDAELRKKIFDRLIELFPRVTSWMYVINTKANDSFNDLEAHCYAGRDFIFEQMEDLKFKIGPKSFFQTNTKQALNLYKLVREFAGLTGNETVYDLYTGTGTIANFVAHSAKRVIGIEYVPEAIEDARENSRINGIDNTVFLAGDMKDLLKPELFTEFGHPDLIITDPPRAGMHADVVETIMNAAPDKIVYVSCNSATQARDLNMLDIRYRVTRVRPVDMFPHTHHIENIVLLERR; translated from the coding sequence GTGGGAAGATCTGCTAAAAGCAAACCTATACTTGAGCGTTTTGAGGTGACCGACATGGCTGCAGAAGGAAAATCGCTCGGCCGTTTTAATGACAAAGTTGTTTTCGTTACAAATACAGTACCTGGTGACATCGTTGACGTTCGGGTAACCCGCAAGCGCCACAGCTTCATGGAGGGGATACCGCTGAGATTTCACCACTATTCAGATATACGGGTAAAGCCATTCTGTGAGCATTTTGGAGTATGCGGCGGTTGCAAATGGCAATCCATACCCTATAGCGAGCAGCTTAAATACAAGCAGCGTGAGGTTTACAACAACCTTAAGCGCATTGGCAAGGTGGAACTTCCTGAACTTGAGCCTGTGTTGGCCTCTCCCGATGAAAGGCATTACCGCAACAAACTTGAATTTACCTTTTCATCCAGCAGGTGGTTAAGTCCAGAGGAAATGGCTTCAGGTGAGGAGATTACCGAACGAAGCGGACTAGGTTTTCACATACCTACACGTTTTGACAAGGTAGTGGATATCAAAGAATGCCACCTTCAGCCAGAACCGTCAAATGCAATCAGGCTTGCCCTGCGTGAGTTTGCTCTTGCTAACAACATCCCCTTTTACGATCTGAGAAACAGGACAGGAGTTCTGCGTACTATGATGATACGCACTGCAGTTTCAGGTGAGACCATGGTAGTTATTGTCTTTGCCGAAGATGATGCCGAACTGAGAAAAAAGATTTTCGACAGACTAATAGAGCTGTTTCCCCGGGTTACATCCTGGATGTATGTAATCAACACCAAGGCCAACGATAGCTTTAATGACCTTGAGGCACACTGCTATGCCGGCCGTGATTTTATTTTTGAGCAGATGGAGGACCTTAAGTTTAAGATAGGTCCCAAGTCCTTCTTCCAGACCAATACAAAGCAAGCATTGAATCTGTACAAGCTGGTACGTGAATTTGCTGGGCTTACTGGTAATGAGACAGTATATGACCTCTATACAGGTACTGGAACAATAGCCAACTTCGTTGCCCACAGTGCAAAGAGGGTAATAGGAATAGAATATGTACCCGAGGCAATTGAAGATGCAAGAGAAAACTCAAGGATCAACGGTATTGACAACACAGTATTCCTAGCCGGTGACATGAAGGATCTGCTGAAGCCCGAACTCTTTACTGAGTTCGGCCACCCAGATCTGATTATAACAGACCCGCCACGAGCCGGAATGCATGCTGATGTAGTTGAGACCATCATGAATGCAGCACCCGACAAGATTGTCTATGTAAGCTGCAACTCAGCCACCCAGGCACGAGACCTCAACATGCTAGACATCAGGTATCGCGTAACACGTGTAAGGCCTGTAGATATGTTTCCGCATACCCACCACATCGAGAACATAGTATTGCTTGAGAGAAGATGA
- a CDS encoding DUF5723 family protein yields the protein MMSGKRRYTVLRSVALLMLMVCPALTGQSPMSTYFMETIPQVRQINPAMMPRANGFYTLPGIELMVGSDLSFSNIFQDKGGEWVSPLSRRFDYDKLYRATGKVFNVNEQTTVDILGFGFRRGRDYFSISYSIKGDLNAGLPRDLFKVTEKGFADGSVFDFSTLRMKTQLYKEINIGYAREWNDKLNVGINVKPLFGMVAGMTDINRLELRTSREKYEVLVDGSIRVSAPVEITEGVPGEFPEDIEGRELEDSEMRAYLTGFRNPGFAIDLGAVYKFNDKWHFSAAVNNLGFISWKSDLNSLSFKGNYSFEGLELDGSNKDDLDDALEAIGDSLKSIINYSTGHGKFSTSLVPGIWLGAEYHLNHYMSFGFISRSMLQKNNFREDLNISANYKPYSFVSVNVNYSYCFNGANGLGTALSVLLGPLQIYAVADYAPVRYSNVIMDDSEFVMFPYQKQLNVRAGLNLIFGRHGNRNNPSIDFR from the coding sequence ATGATGTCAGGAAAAAGAAGATATACAGTGCTCAGGAGCGTAGCACTATTGATGTTGATGGTCTGCCCGGCCCTAACCGGGCAGTCGCCTATGAGTACCTATTTTATGGAGACCATACCACAGGTAAGGCAGATTAACCCTGCAATGATGCCAAGGGCCAACGGTTTCTATACCTTGCCGGGTATCGAACTGATGGTGGGTAGTGATTTGTCATTTTCAAATATTTTCCAGGACAAGGGCGGTGAGTGGGTATCACCTTTGAGCAGGCGCTTTGATTACGATAAGCTGTATCGTGCTACCGGTAAGGTTTTTAATGTAAATGAACAGACCACTGTTGATATATTGGGCTTTGGATTCAGGAGGGGTCGTGACTATTTTTCAATATCGTATTCAATAAAGGGAGATCTGAATGCCGGATTGCCTCGTGACCTTTTCAAGGTAACCGAGAAAGGCTTTGCCGACGGCTCTGTTTTTGACTTTTCCACCCTCCGGATGAAGACCCAGTTGTATAAGGAGATTAATATTGGCTATGCCCGCGAGTGGAATGACAAGCTCAACGTTGGTATTAATGTCAAACCTTTGTTTGGTATGGTCGCCGGCATGACCGATATCAACAGACTGGAATTGCGCACCTCAAGAGAGAAGTATGAAGTGCTGGTTGACGGAAGCATTCGTGTGTCAGCACCTGTTGAGATTACAGAAGGAGTGCCAGGTGAGTTTCCTGAAGATATTGAAGGGCGTGAACTTGAAGATAGTGAGATGAGAGCTTACCTGACTGGTTTCAGAAATCCAGGTTTCGCAATAGACCTTGGTGCCGTGTACAAGTTCAATGACAAATGGCACTTCTCGGCTGCAGTCAACAACCTTGGATTTATAAGTTGGAAGAGCGATCTAAATTCGCTAAGCTTTAAGGGTAACTACAGTTTTGAAGGACTGGAGCTTGACGGATCCAACAAAGACGATCTTGATGATGCACTTGAAGCAATAGGTGATTCTCTTAAATCTATTATTAATTACAGCACAGGACACGGGAAGTTCAGTACCTCACTTGTTCCTGGTATCTGGTTGGGGGCTGAGTATCATCTCAACCACTACATGTCTTTTGGATTTATTTCGAGGAGCATGTTGCAGAAGAACAATTTCAGGGAAGACCTGAATATTTCGGCCAACTACAAGCCATATTCCTTTGTCTCGGTAAATGTAAACTACAGCTACTGTTTCAATGGAGCCAATGGGCTGGGAACCGCACTGTCTGTGCTATTGGGCCCTTTGCAGATATACGCTGTTGCTGATTATGCCCCTGTACGTTACTCAAATGTGATAATGGATGACAGTGAATTTGTAATGTTTCCATATCAGAAGCAATTGAATGTCAGAGCCGGTCTCAATTTAATCTTTGGAAGACATGGTAACAGGAATAATCCCAGTATAGATTTCAGATAA